Proteins encoded together in one Erinaceus europaeus chromosome 11, mEriEur2.1, whole genome shotgun sequence window:
- the LOC103128242 gene encoding PRAME family member 7-like produces the protein MSYNNPSSLLQLAIQSLLRDDNLTITSLKHLPAEVFPSLFLEAHIHRRRETLKALVQTWPFERLPLGALLQDGQPEDPRFKAVMDGIDVLLKQEVPHRCKLRVLDLQFTGQKFWRMWTGVDLPVFSERRKLVDEGPSRNKKAKPYFEVCVDLYISRNHADRLSNYLLDWIRERKGVHLSCKTVMIYSLTRKSFRFLHAMPFCDIKELGIHCTLTFSTLRLLGIQLGMMNNLKRLDVCIDILAATTPEEDDWMPVCISEFTSAFHQLLHLQELYLKSPFFLQGHLHQLIRVTEGDLTHLFQSPHITHLKDLCLRGLPLTSVSEPLRALLEVNAATLQHLDLGLCGLQDPQLEALLPALSSCSQLSSLSLHGNRLSMATLEKLLRCTSGLSRLRQEIYPAPMETFNPQGILQPQTFDLLCTHIFKILKELKHSRSIVVSTGRCSYCARKMFRNWKLIILPCLSCFRDYKKLSFRPTGSE, from the exons ATGAGCTACAACAATCCATCCAGTCTCCTACAACTGGCCATTCAGAGCCTGCTCAGGGATGACAACTTGACCATCACTTCCCTGAAACACTTGCCTGCAGAGGTCTTCCCAAGTCTGTTTCTGGAAGCACACATTCATAGACGCAGGGAGACCCTGAAGGCTCTAGTGCAGACTTGGCCGTTTGAAAGACTCCCTCTGGGAGCCCTGCTTCAAGATGGACAGCCTGAGGATCCAAGATTCAAAGCTGTGATGGATGGAATTGATGTCCTGCTCAAACAGGAAGTTCCCCACAG GTGTAAACTGAGGGTGCTGGATTTACAGTTCACTGGGCAGAAGTTCTGGAGAATGTGGACTGGAGTCGACCTCCCAGTGTTTTCAGAAAGGAGAAAACTAGTGGATGAGGGGCCTTCAAGGAACAAGAAGGCCAAGCCCTACTTTGAGGTGTGTGTAGACCTCTACATCAGTAGAAACCATGCTGACAGACTCTCCAACTACCTGCTGGACTGGatcagggagagaaagggagtgcaCCTCTCTTGTAAGACAGTGATGATATATTCCCTGACCAGGAAGAGTTTCAGGTTTCTGCATGCCATGCCATTCTGTGATATCAAGGAGCTGGGAATCCATTGTACCTTGACATTCTCCACCCTGCGCCTACTTGGTATCCAGCTGGGCATGATGAATAATCTCAAGAGACTGGATGTCTGCATCGATATTCTTGCTGCAACCACCCCAGAAGAGGACGACTGGATGCCAGTGTGTATCAGCGAGTTCACATCTGCATTCCACCAGCTACTTCATCTTCAGGAGCTGTATCTGaaatctcccttcttcctccaggGCCATCTGCACCAGCTGATCAG GGTAACAGAAGGAGACTTGACTCACCTGTTCCAGAGCCCACATATCACTCACCTGAAGGACCTGTGTCTGAGGGGACTCCCCTTGACCTCTGTCAGTGAGCCCCTGCGAGCTCTGCTGGAGGTAAACGCAGCCACCCTCCAGCACCTGGACCTGGGTCTGTGtggcctccaggacccccagcttgaggccctgctccctgccctgagCAGCTGCTCCCAGCTCAGCTCCCTCAGCCTGCATGGGAACCGCCTGTCCATGGCCACCCTGGAGAAGCTGCTGCGCTGCACCTCGGGCCTCAGCAGGTTGAGACAAGAGATCTATCCGGCCCCTATGGAGACTTTCAACCCTCAGGGAATTCTGCAGCCTCAGACATTTGATTTGCTTTGTACTCACATCTTCAAGATTCTCAAGGAACTTAAACACTCCAGGTCCATCGTGGTGAGCACTGGTCGCTGTTCTTACTGTGCCAGGAAAATGTTCAGAAACTGGAAGCTCATCATTCTGCCCTGTTTGTCCTGTTTCAGGGACTATAAGAAGCTGTCATTCAGGCCCACAGGTAGTGAGTGA